In Arthrobacter citreus, a single genomic region encodes these proteins:
- the dapA gene encoding 4-hydroxy-tetrahydrodipicolinate synthase produces the protein MSRFGKISTAMVTPFDSKGNIDFAKTTKLVNYLIENGTDSIVVCGTTGESPTLTTEEKLALISHVVSAANGRVPVVAGTGSNNTRETVDLTKKVSALGVDAIMVVVPYYNKPNQEGLYQHFKAAAESTELPVMLYNVPGRTIASLSVDTVVRLAEIKNVVAIKDATGNLGIMTEIIDRTPEDFELYCGDDGLTLPAFAIGSKGTVSVASHVLGNEMQQLAESFFTGDMAKAQFLHRKLLPLFDGFFMAPSPSPIKTALQMKGLDVGGVRLPLVPLSEAERTTLSILINKLDEALQKN, from the coding sequence ATGAGTAGATTTGGTAAAATTTCAACAGCAATGGTAACTCCTTTTGATTCAAAAGGTAACATTGATTTCGCAAAAACAACAAAGCTTGTGAACTACTTAATAGAAAATGGGACTGATTCAATCGTAGTATGCGGTACAACTGGTGAATCTCCAACTTTAACGACTGAAGAGAAATTAGCGTTAATCAGTCACGTTGTCTCAGCTGCAAATGGTAGAGTACCAGTAGTAGCGGGTACTGGAAGTAATAATACACGTGAAACAGTAGATTTAACTAAAAAAGTTTCAGCATTAGGCGTAGACGCAATCATGGTTGTTGTACCTTATTACAATAAACCAAACCAAGAAGGTCTATATCAACATTTTAAAGCTGCAGCAGAAAGTACTGAACTACCTGTAATGTTATATAATGTACCAGGAAGAACAATAGCTAGCCTTTCTGTAGACACAGTTGTAAGACTTGCAGAAATAAAAAACGTAGTTGCAATTAAAGATGCGACTGGTAACTTAGGTATCATGACAGAAATTATTGATCGTACTCCTGAAGATTTTGAATTATATTGTGGCGATGACGGTTTAACGTTACCAGCATTTGCAATTGGTTCAAAAGGAACTGTTTCAGTAGCATCTCACGTGTTAGGAAATGAAATGCAGCAATTAGCTGAAAGCTTCTTCACAGGAGATATGGCTAAAGCACAATTCTTACACCGTAAGCTTTTGCCATTATTTGATGGATTCTTCATGGCTCCAAGCCCAAGTCCAATCAAAACAGCTTTACAAATGAAAGGTTTAGATGTTGGTGGTGTTCGTTTACCACTTGTACCACTTTCAGAAGCTGAGCGCACAACATTAAGTATTCTAATTAACAAATTAGACGAAGCATTACAAAAAAATTAA
- a CDS encoding multicopper oxidase domain-containing protein, which produces MSLSKFVDELPIPPILKPLWKDHFYTYYEVRMTEFKQSLHSELDDSTVWGYEGSYPGPTIQVESGEKVFIKWINHLPDRHLFPIDYTVHGAHMDLPEVRTVVHVHGACVESDSDGYPEAWFTRDFIQVGRYFKKQVYRYDNCDCASTLWYHDHTLGITRLNVYAGLAGFYLISDQNEHLFNLPSGKYDVPLMIQDKSFNHDGSLFYPNQPDKPIKELQTSILPEFVGDTIVVNGKVHPYFNVEPRKYRFRLLNASNTRFFRFTLDSGQLMYQIATEGGFMQHPIGINELMLSPAERAEVIIDFTNLEGKSIILKNDAPAPFPDGNAVDENTGTIMQFRVTLPLSNIDTSMIPGYMMSIPKINERSVSMERYLTLNHEMDQYGREIMLLDNKHWDAPISENPKLGSTEIWYLINLTPDAHPIHLHLIDFQIVDRRNFDVEKYKKERIIHYTGPAIPPKPQENGWKDTVQSNPNQVTRIIMKFGPFTGLYVWHCHMLEHEDYEMMRPYIVIQ; this is translated from the coding sequence ATCAGCCTCTCTAAATTTGTTGATGAACTCCCTATTCCACCTATTTTAAAACCTCTTTGGAAGGATCATTTTTATACTTATTACGAAGTAAGAATGACGGAGTTCAAGCAATCCCTTCATAGTGAGTTAGATGATTCAACTGTTTGGGGATACGAAGGTAGTTACCCTGGACCTACAATTCAAGTTGAATCAGGTGAAAAAGTGTTTATTAAATGGATCAATCATCTTCCTGACCGGCACTTGTTCCCCATAGACTATACAGTTCACGGTGCACATATGGATCTACCTGAAGTCCGTACAGTAGTACATGTTCATGGTGCTTGTGTTGAATCAGATAGCGATGGTTATCCTGAAGCTTGGTTTACAAGGGACTTTATTCAAGTTGGGCGTTATTTTAAAAAGCAAGTTTATCGATATGATAATTGCGATTGTGCCTCGACACTTTGGTACCATGATCATACACTTGGTATTACTAGACTCAATGTTTATGCTGGATTAGCAGGTTTCTATTTAATAAGTGATCAAAATGAGCATTTATTCAATTTACCTAGTGGGAAGTATGATGTTCCGCTTATGATACAAGATAAAAGTTTTAATCATGATGGATCACTTTTTTATCCAAATCAACCAGATAAACCAATCAAGGAATTGCAGACGTCTATTCTGCCTGAATTTGTTGGAGATACGATTGTTGTTAATGGTAAAGTGCATCCCTATTTTAATGTTGAACCAAGAAAATATCGATTCAGATTACTAAACGCTTCGAATACACGCTTTTTTCGATTTACGCTTGATTCGGGTCAGCTTATGTATCAAATCGCAACAGAAGGTGGGTTTATGCAGCACCCTATTGGAATCAATGAACTTATGTTATCTCCTGCCGAACGTGCAGAAGTCATCATTGATTTTACGAATCTTGAAGGTAAATCTATTATTCTAAAGAACGATGCCCCTGCCCCGTTTCCAGATGGAAATGCCGTTGATGAAAATACAGGGACTATCATGCAGTTTAGAGTTACTTTGCCTTTGTCAAATATTGATACTAGTATGATCCCAGGTTATATGATGAGTATTCCAAAAATAAATGAACGGTCTGTTTCAATGGAGCGATATCTCACATTAAATCACGAGATGGATCAATACGGACGAGAAATTATGTTATTGGATAACAAACACTGGGATGCGCCGATTTCTGAAAACCCGAAGTTAGGCTCGACCGAAATATGGTATTTAATTAACTTAACGCCTGATGCTCATCCAATCCATCTTCACTTAATTGATTTCCAAATAGTAGACCGGAGAAATTTTGATGTAGAAAAATATAAGAAAGAAAGGATCATTCATTACACAGGACCAGCTATCCCACCAAAACCACAAGAAAATGGATGGAAGGACACTGTTCAGTCTAATCCAAACCAAGTAACTAGAATCATAATGAAGTTTGGACCTTTCACAGGATTATATGTTTGGCACTGTCATATGTTAGAGCATGAGGACTATGAAATGATGAGGCCATATATTGTTATTCAATAG
- the dpaB gene encoding dipicolinate synthase subunit B yields the protein MSLKGKKIGFGITGSHCTYEEVVPQIQKLVDDGADVYPVVTFTVKSTTTRFGVGEDWIKKIEEITGRKTVDSIVGAEPFGPKVQLDCMVIAPLTGNSMSKFANAQTDSPVLMAAKATLRNGKPVVLGISTNDALGLNGTNLM from the coding sequence ATGAGTTTAAAAGGTAAGAAAATAGGATTCGGAATTACAGGTTCTCATTGTACTTATGAAGAGGTCGTACCCCAAATTCAAAAATTAGTCGATGATGGAGCTGACGTATATCCTGTAGTCACATTTACAGTAAAAAGTACAACTACAAGATTTGGTGTAGGAGAAGACTGGATCAAAAAAATTGAAGAAATAACAGGGCGTAAAACAGTTGATTCAATTGTAGGAGCAGAACCATTTGGACCAAAAGTACAATTAGATTGTATGGTCATTGCACCTTTAACGGGTAATTCAATGAGTAAGTTTGCTAATGCTCAAACTGACAGCCCTGTATTAATGGCAGCTAAAGCTACTTTAAGAAATGGAAAACCTGTTGTTTTAGGTATTTCTACAAATGATGCTTTAGGTTTAAATGGAACCAATTTAATGTGA
- a CDS encoding cell division protein FtsZ: MKLSKQTEFTATYQFGKTKVNIIAPIDVSEENKIKILEEIHLIGWKIIKQELENKDDY, from the coding sequence GTGAAACTGAGCAAACAAACAGAATTTACTGCTACCTATCAATTTGGAAAAACAAAAGTCAATATCATTGCACCTATTGATGTATCGGAAGAAAATAAAATAAAAATCCTCGAAGAAATCCACCTAATTGGCTGGAAAATTATTAAACAAGAGTTGGAGAATAAGGATGATTATTAA
- a CDS encoding recombinase family protein, giving the protein MERVALYLRKSRADLDAEARGEGETLSKHKEQLLKFAQDSQLNIICIRQEIASGESLVYRPEMLKLLQEVEEFKYDGVLVMDMDRLGRGNMKEQGIILETFKSSKTKIITPRKTYDLHDEFDEEYSEFEAFMARKELKIITRRLQRGRILSVQRGNYIGTFAPYGYDLYETKEFRSLSINIEQATVVKSIFEWYTKELIGATEIANRLNQMNIPSFSGKKWSYHSILEMIKNPTYIGKITWNKKNGKGVRKPKSEWLIVDGKHDAIIDNEVFNSAQEILGSRYHAPYNSKLSNQLAGLIFCSKCGSKLQQRYPKGKPRQIVCTNNRCNTRSSYTHLVEERILQGLEIWLKEYKLSFKNLLETNDFEVINLKKQALKQIENDLKEVEKQKNNLFNFLERGVYDESIYIERSEILSNRFKELSNSKTLIVEELSKYQQREQFKEQMIPTVENVLDLYFKTTDIELKNHLLKSILIKVEYQKEPHQKLDDFSIILYPKLPK; this is encoded by the coding sequence ATGGAACGTGTTGCTTTGTATTTACGGAAAAGTCGTGCGGATCTTGATGCTGAAGCCCGTGGTGAAGGTGAAACTTTATCAAAACATAAAGAGCAGCTTTTAAAATTCGCACAAGATAGTCAGTTAAATATAATTTGTATTCGGCAGGAAATTGCTTCTGGTGAATCACTTGTTTATCGTCCGGAAATGCTTAAGCTCTTACAAGAGGTCGAGGAATTTAAATATGATGGTGTACTTGTAATGGATATGGATCGGCTTGGACGCGGTAATATGAAGGAACAAGGAATTATATTAGAAACCTTTAAATCTTCCAAAACAAAAATTATTACGCCTAGAAAGACTTATGATCTACATGATGAGTTCGATGAAGAATATAGTGAATTTGAAGCTTTTATGGCTCGAAAAGAGTTGAAAATTATTACTCGTAGACTTCAACGAGGTCGTATTTTATCAGTTCAAAGAGGCAATTACATCGGAACTTTTGCTCCTTATGGCTATGATTTATATGAAACAAAAGAATTTCGTTCTTTAAGTATTAATATTGAACAGGCAACAGTAGTAAAAAGTATTTTCGAATGGTATACAAAAGAATTGATTGGTGCAACTGAGATTGCGAACCGTTTAAATCAAATGAATATACCTTCTTTTTCGGGTAAGAAGTGGAGCTATCATTCTATTCTTGAAATGATAAAAAATCCTACTTACATTGGTAAAATAACCTGGAATAAAAAAAATGGCAAGGGTGTAAGAAAGCCTAAATCTGAGTGGCTTATAGTTGATGGAAAACATGATGCAATTATCGATAACGAAGTATTTAATTCGGCACAAGAAATTTTAGGTAGTCGTTATCATGCTCCTTATAATAGTAAGTTAAGCAATCAGCTAGCTGGATTAATTTTTTGTAGTAAATGTGGTTCAAAATTACAGCAGCGCTATCCGAAAGGAAAACCTAGACAAATTGTTTGTACAAATAACCGCTGTAATACTCGGTCCTCCTATACTCATTTAGTTGAAGAGAGGATATTACAAGGATTAGAAATTTGGTTAAAAGAGTATAAACTAAGTTTTAAAAATCTATTAGAGACCAACGACTTTGAAGTTATTAATTTAAAAAAACAAGCACTTAAGCAAATCGAAAATGATTTAAAGGAAGTAGAAAAACAAAAAAATAATTTATTTAATTTTTTAGAACGTGGAGTTTATGATGAATCCATTTATATTGAACGCTCTGAGATACTCTCTAATCGTTTTAAAGAGCTCTCAAATAGTAAGACCTTAATAGTAGAAGAATTGTCAAAATATCAACAAAGAGAACAGTTTAAAGAGCAAATGATTCCAACAGTTGAAAACGTGCTAGATTTATATTTCAAAACAACTGATATAGAGCTTAAAAATCATCTACTGAAATCAATCCTAATTAAGGTTGAATATCAAAAAGAACCACATCAAAAATTAGATGATTTTAGTATTATTCTTTATCCGAAGCTACCAAAATGA
- the dpaA gene encoding dipicolinic acid synthetase subunit A translates to MLTGLHIAVIGGDARQLEVIRKLTELDAKVTLIGFEQLDSGFTSASKELMADANFEDLDAILLPVPGTNIEGVVDTIFSNEKVVLTKEILDSTPAHCTIYSGISNSYLDSIVAASNRKLVKLFERDDVAIYNSIPTVEGTIMMVIQHTEYTIHNSKVAVLGLGRTGMSVGRTFHNLGAKVKVGARKSEHIARIVEMGLEAFEFKNIEEALKDVDIVINTVPTLIVTAGVISKLQPHALIIDLASKPGGTDFRYAEKRGIKALLAPGLPGIVAPKTAGQIIANVLTQLLKEDLEKRKEQS, encoded by the coding sequence ATGTTAACTGGCTTGCACATTGCTGTGATTGGCGGGGACGCCAGACAGTTAGAAGTTATTCGAAAGTTAACAGAGTTAGACGCAAAAGTAACATTAATAGGTTTCGAACAATTAGATAGTGGTTTTACAAGTGCATCAAAAGAATTAATGGCTGATGCTAATTTTGAAGATCTAGATGCAATTCTTCTACCAGTACCAGGTACGAATATTGAAGGAGTTGTTGATACAATTTTTTCAAATGAAAAAGTTGTTTTGACGAAAGAAATATTAGATAGTACTCCAGCTCATTGTACGATTTACTCCGGAATAAGTAACTCTTACTTAGATAGTATAGTTGCAGCTTCAAATCGAAAATTAGTAAAATTATTTGAACGTGATGATGTAGCAATTTATAATAGTATTCCAACTGTTGAAGGAACAATTATGATGGTAATTCAACACACTGAATACACGATTCATAATTCGAAAGTAGCCGTATTAGGTTTAGGTCGCACAGGAATGAGTGTCGGAAGGACCTTTCATAATTTAGGGGCTAAAGTAAAAGTAGGGGCTCGTAAATCTGAACATATTGCAAGAATCGTTGAAATGGGCTTAGAAGCATTTGAATTCAAGAACATTGAAGAAGCCTTAAAGGATGTTGATATTGTTATTAATACAGTTCCTACTTTAATTGTCACTGCAGGGGTCATTTCAAAATTACAACCACATGCGCTAATTATTGATTTAGCTTCAAAACCTGGAGGAACAGATTTTCGTTATGCTGAAAAAAGAGGTATTAAAGCATTATTAGCACCAGGTTTACCAGGAATCGTTGCTCCTAAAACAGCAGGGCAAATAATCGCAAACGTACTAACGCAGCTATTAAAAGAAGATTTAGAGAAAAGGAAGGAGCAATCGTAA
- the ppsA gene encoding phosphoenolpyruvate synthase, giving the protein MSSLILDFLKIEKNQLFHVGGKGLNLGELSKIQGLNVPKGFCITTASFQKAMEKNELYHTLLEQLNMVKVADRDKIGEISREIREIILDTEIPSDVISAITNYLSEYEENQAFAIRSSATAEDLPHASFAGQQDTYLNIIGKEAILQHIIKCWASLFTDRAVIYRIQNGFDHSQVYLSVIVQKMVFPHASGILFTADPVTSNRKIVSIDASFGLGEALVSGIVSGDCYKVYEGEIVNKRVTTKKLAIYGRPEGGTITQQIEPAKQKNQTLTDEQILQLANIGRNIESYFDKPQDIEWCLVDDTFYIVQSRPITTLYPIPEADDQENHVYLSVGHNQMMTDPMKPLGLSFFMLTTKAPMRKAGGRLFVDITRNLASPTARKMLIDVAGNSDPLVKGALLNVVERDFIKLTSVENNAPISKQNNKDLSSTEFKPQIENDPTLITKLINKNQASIEELKQIIKSKSGSNLLEFILEDIQTLQSILFDPQSSGVIRTGMDASSWINENMNKWLGEKNVADTLSLSVSNNITSEMGLSLMDVADVFRPYPEIINFLQHVKDENFLDELIKFNGGKEAKDAINHYLSKYGMRCAGEIDLTKTRWIEKPTTLIPMILNNIKNFESNASKQKFEQGQQKALKKENELIERLMLLPDGKSKAEETKRVISILRNFIGYREYPKYGMINRYFVYKQALLKEAEKLVFTNVINNKEDIYYLTFEELCEVVRTNKLDYEIISNRIEEYKFYNKLTPPRVITSDGEIITGEYKRENLPTDAIPGLAVSSGVIEGRARVIVNMEDADLEDGDILVTPFTDPSWTPLFVSIKGLVTEVGGLMTHGAVIAREYGLAAVVGVENATKLIKDGQRIRVNGTDGYIELL; this is encoded by the coding sequence ATGAGTTCTTTAATTCTCGATTTTCTAAAAATTGAAAAAAATCAGCTTTTTCATGTTGGAGGTAAAGGGTTAAATTTAGGAGAATTATCAAAAATTCAAGGATTAAATGTCCCAAAAGGTTTTTGTATTACAACAGCTAGTTTTCAAAAAGCGATGGAAAAAAATGAATTGTATCATACTTTGTTAGAACAACTAAACATGGTAAAAGTAGCAGATCGAGATAAAATTGGAGAAATCAGCAGGGAAATTCGAGAAATCATACTCGATACAGAAATTCCTTCTGATGTTATATCAGCAATTACAAACTATCTTTCCGAGTATGAAGAAAATCAAGCCTTTGCAATTCGATCTAGTGCGACTGCTGAAGATTTACCACATGCGTCTTTTGCTGGCCAACAAGACACTTATTTAAATATCATCGGCAAAGAAGCAATCTTACAGCATATTATCAAATGTTGGGCATCCTTGTTTACTGACCGTGCAGTAATTTACCGTATTCAAAATGGATTTGACCATAGTCAAGTTTATTTATCCGTTATCGTTCAAAAGATGGTTTTTCCACATGCTTCAGGGATTTTATTTACTGCTGATCCTGTTACATCAAACCGAAAAATAGTATCAATTGATGCCAGTTTTGGACTTGGTGAAGCTCTTGTCTCAGGGATCGTTTCTGGAGACTGCTATAAAGTATATGAAGGTGAAATCGTTAATAAAAGGGTAACAACCAAAAAATTAGCAATCTATGGACGACCTGAAGGAGGAACAATAACACAACAAATCGAACCGGCAAAGCAAAAAAATCAAACTTTGACTGACGAACAAATACTGCAACTAGCAAATATAGGAAGAAATATAGAATCTTATTTTGATAAACCACAAGATATTGAATGGTGCCTTGTTGATGACACATTTTACATTGTCCAAAGCAGACCAATTACAACACTGTACCCAATTCCTGAAGCGGATGATCAAGAAAATCACGTTTATCTTTCAGTTGGTCATAATCAAATGATGACTGATCCAATGAAACCATTGGGATTATCTTTTTTTATGTTAACGACTAAAGCGCCAATGCGTAAAGCAGGTGGGAGGTTGTTTGTTGATATTACACGCAATCTTGCTTCACCTACCGCCAGAAAAATGCTTATTGATGTAGCAGGAAACTCAGACCCACTTGTAAAGGGTGCATTATTAAATGTTGTTGAACGTGATTTTATTAAATTGACATCAGTTGAAAATAACGCACCGATTTCAAAACAAAACAATAAAGATTTATCGTCTACCGAATTTAAACCGCAAATAGAAAACGATCCTACGCTTATAACTAAGTTAATTAATAAGAATCAAGCATCAATCGAAGAGCTAAAGCAAATCATTAAATCGAAATCAGGATCAAATTTATTAGAGTTTATTTTAGAAGATATCCAAACATTACAGTCGATCCTATTTGATCCACAAAGCTCAGGAGTAATTAGGACTGGGATGGATGCCTCATCTTGGATTAATGAAAATATGAACAAGTGGTTAGGGGAGAAAAACGTAGCAGATACATTATCTTTATCGGTTTCTAACAATATTACTTCGGAAATGGGTCTTTCGTTAATGGATGTTGCAGATGTATTTCGTCCATATCCTGAAATCATAAATTTTTTACAACATGTAAAAGATGAAAACTTTTTAGATGAACTGATTAAGTTTAATGGTGGGAAGGAAGCAAAAGACGCTATCAATCATTATTTAAGCAAGTACGGAATGCGATGTGCTGGAGAAATCGATCTTACAAAAACGCGTTGGATCGAAAAACCAACTACACTTATTCCGATGATTTTAAATAATATTAAAAATTTTGAGTCTAATGCAAGCAAACAGAAATTTGAGCAAGGGCAACAAAAAGCCTTAAAAAAAGAAAATGAGCTTATTGAGCGATTAATGCTATTACCAGATGGTAAAAGTAAAGCAGAAGAAACAAAACGAGTTATCAGCATACTTCGAAATTTTATCGGTTATCGTGAATATCCAAAATACGGCATGATTAATCGCTATTTTGTTTATAAACAGGCTTTATTGAAAGAAGCCGAAAAACTGGTATTTACTAATGTTATTAATAATAAAGAAGATATTTACTATTTAACTTTTGAAGAACTTTGCGAAGTAGTGCGTACAAATAAACTTGATTACGAAATTATAAGCAACCGAATTGAAGAGTACAAATTTTATAATAAACTAACGCCACCAAGAGTAATCACATCTGATGGTGAAATTATTACAGGTGAGTATAAACGAGAAAATCTACCAACAGATGCGATCCCGGGTCTAGCAGTATCCTCAGGGGTTATAGAAGGACGCGCTCGCGTGATCGTAAACATGGAAGATGCAGATTTAGAAGATGGAGATATATTAGTTACGCCATTTACCGATCCTAGCTGGACACCATTATTTGTTTCCATAAAAGGCCTCGTTACCGAAGTTGGTGGACTAATGACTCATGGGGCAGTGATTGCGCGTGAGTATGGTTTAGCTGCGGTTGTCGGTGTAGAAAATGCCACAAAACTTATAAAAGATGGACAACGAATTCGAGTAAATGGAACAGATGGATATATTGAATTATTATAA
- the asd gene encoding aspartate-semialdehyde dehydrogenase, translated as MGNKQSYVVAVVGATGAVGQQMIATLEKRNFPIKEIKYLSSKRSAGTKLSFNGQEVIVQEATPEAFEGVDIALFSAGGSVSKELAPEAVKRGAVVVDNTSAFRMAVDVPLVVPEVNDKDLFNHKGIIANPNCSTIQMVVALEPIRQTIGLNKVVVSTYQAVSGAGVTAIEALKDQAQAFLNGEEATPSVLPVKSGEKHYQIAFNAIPQIDVFTENGYTYEEMKMINETKKIMHLPELQISATCVRLPVISGHSESVYIEVDKEVSVEELKSLLSDAPGIVLQDDPEQQLYPMPYYSIGSNEVFVGRIRKDLDNPLGFHLWIVSDNLLKGAAWNSVQIAERLIELSII; from the coding sequence GTGGGGAATAAACAAAGTTATGTAGTAGCTGTAGTAGGTGCGACTGGTGCAGTTGGACAACAAATGATTGCAACATTAGAAAAAAGAAATTTTCCAATTAAAGAAATTAAATACTTATCATCAAAACGTTCTGCAGGAACAAAGTTATCATTCAATGGGCAAGAAGTTATCGTACAAGAAGCTACTCCTGAAGCATTCGAAGGTGTAGATATTGCTTTATTTAGTGCTGGGGGATCTGTATCGAAAGAACTAGCTCCAGAAGCAGTAAAAAGAGGAGCAGTTGTAGTAGATAACACTAGTGCTTTCAGAATGGCTGTAGATGTGCCATTAGTTGTACCTGAAGTAAATGACAAAGATTTATTTAATCATAAAGGTATTATTGCTAACCCTAACTGTTCAACAATTCAAATGGTTGTTGCACTTGAACCAATTCGTCAAACAATTGGTTTAAATAAAGTAGTAGTTTCTACTTACCAAGCTGTTTCAGGTGCTGGAGTTACAGCGATTGAAGCGTTAAAGGATCAAGCTCAAGCTTTCTTAAATGGCGAAGAAGCTACTCCATCAGTATTACCGGTAAAAAGTGGTGAAAAACATTATCAAATTGCTTTTAATGCAATTCCACAAATCGACGTATTTACTGAAAATGGATATACTTATGAAGAAATGAAAATGATAAATGAAACTAAAAAAATCATGCATTTACCTGAATTACAAATTAGTGCAACATGCGTAAGACTACCTGTAATTTCTGGTCATTCAGAGTCAGTATATATTGAAGTTGATAAAGAAGTATCGGTAGAAGAATTAAAATCACTATTAAGTGATGCACCTGGAATCGTTTTACAAGATGATCCAGAACAACAACTATATCCAATGCCATATTACAGTATTGGAAGTAATGAAGTATTTGTAGGACGTATCCGTAAAGACTTAGATAATCCATTAGGATTCCATTTATGGATTGTATCAGATAATCTGTTAAAAGGTGCTGCTTGGAATTCAGTGCAAATTGCTGAAAGATTAATTGAGTTAAGCATCATTTAG
- the dapG gene encoding aspartate kinase — MKILVQKFGGTSVRDENGRKHALKHIKKALENGYKLVVVVSAMGRKGEPYATDTLLNLVGAKKSKVTQRELDLLMSCGETISSIVFSNLLNENGIHAMAMTGASAGFRTNDEFGNAKILDMKCGRLLKELENYDVVVVAGFQGSTSNGDTTTLGRGGSDTSASALGVAVGAETIEIFTDVEGVMTADPRIVKEARPLSVVTYAEICNMAYQGAKVIHPRAVEIAMQGKVPIRIRSTYSTSLGTLVTSNPTQRIIGEGIHDRLITGIAHVPNVTQIRVTSKEHTFDLHSQVFKAMANKGISVDFINISPNGVVYTVSDEVSTKAIDVLKGIGYEPSYTTGCAKVSIVGAAIAGVPGVTSKIVTALAEKGIQILQSADSHTTIWVLVKNEDMVEAVTALHDAFELSSVKVD, encoded by the coding sequence ATGAAAATATTAGTCCAAAAATTTGGTGGGACTTCAGTACGTGATGAAAATGGTAGAAAGCACGCACTTAAGCATATAAAAAAAGCGTTAGAAAATGGTTATAAACTAGTAGTAGTTGTATCTGCAATGGGACGAAAAGGTGAGCCTTATGCAACGGATACACTATTAAATTTAGTTGGTGCCAAAAAAAGTAAAGTTACTCAACGAGAACTTGATTTATTAATGTCATGTGGAGAAACAATTTCATCAATTGTCTTTTCAAATTTATTAAATGAAAATGGTATTCACGCTATGGCAATGACAGGAGCATCGGCTGGCTTCAGAACAAATGATGAATTCGGTAATGCGAAAATTTTAGATATGAAGTGTGGCCGATTATTGAAAGAATTAGAAAACTACGATGTAGTAGTAGTTGCAGGTTTCCAAGGATCAACATCTAATGGTGATACCACGACTTTAGGTAGAGGTGGAAGTGATACATCTGCTTCTGCTCTTGGTGTTGCAGTAGGCGCAGAAACAATCGAAATTTTTACCGATGTTGAAGGCGTAATGACAGCCGACCCAAGAATTGTAAAAGAAGCTAGACCATTATCTGTTGTTACTTATGCAGAAATTTGTAATATGGCATATCAAGGGGCAAAAGTAATTCATCCTCGAGCTGTCGAAATTGCAATGCAAGGAAAAGTACCTATTCGAATTCGTTCAACGTATTCAACTAGTTTAGGTACACTAGTAACATCGAATCCAACACAGCGAATAATTGGTGAAGGTATTCATGATCGATTAATTACAGGAATCGCACATGTACCTAATGTTACACAAATTAGAGTAACATCAAAGGAACATACATTTGATTTACATTCTCAAGTATTTAAAGCGATGGCAAATAAAGGAATAAGTGTAGACTTTATTAATATTTCTCCAAATGGTGTTGTATACACAGTGAGTGATGAGGTTTCTACTAAAGCAATTGATGTACTAAAAGGAATTGGCTACGAGCCTTCATACACTACAGGTTGTGCGAAAGTATCAATCGTTGGAGCTGCAATTGCTGGAGTACCTGGGGTAACTTCAAAAATTGTAACAGCACTTGCTGAAAAAGGAATTCAAATTTTACAATCAGCAGACAGCCATACGACTATTTGGGTACTTGTAAAAAATGAAGATATGGTCGAAGCGGTTACGGCACTTCATGATGCATTTGAACTTAGTTCAGTTAAAGTGGATTAA